From Bacteroidota bacterium:
AGTGGAATTGGGCCTGTAACTACAGCTCCTGTTCCTCTCACGGTTTTTACGATCCGTTCAGCAGTCTTGTCAACCAACATGTGGTCGAAAGATTTAAGCTTCATTCTGATTTTATAACTCATATTACTTTTTCTAACTTTTCTTATTCAACACTTACTTTTCCTTTCACCTTTGCAATTACTGCTTCTGCTACTGACGTAGGAGCAGGAGCAAAATGCGAGAATTCCAATATAGAAGTAGCACGTCCGGAAGTGATGGTACGCAACTGAGTTACATAACCAAACATTTCTGATAATGGCACTTTTGCTTTAATTACTGTTGCATTATTTTTAGAATCAAATCCTTCCATCATACCACGACGGCGGTTCAAATCTCCAATAACATCTCCCATGTGTTCTTCCGGAGTAATTACTTCCAATTTCATAATTGGCTCCAGCAATTGTGGACCGGCATGTTTGGCCGCATCACGGAAGGCTGTTCGAGCAGCAATCTCAAAAGAGAATGCATCAGAGTCAACGGCATGAAATGAACCATCGAATAAGCGTATTTTCATACTGTCGAGTGTATAGCCTGCTAACACACCTGTTGACATCGCTTCTTTAAATCCTTTTTCTACAGAAGGAATATATTCACGAGGAATTGATCCTCCGAAAATATCATTTACAAACTGAAGGCCTGTAGTTTCCGCATTATCAACCGGTCCGATTTCGAACTGGATATCAGCGAATTTACCACGACCACCTGATTGCTTTTTATAAACTTCACGGTGTTTAATGGTCTTCGTGAGTGCCTCTTTATAAGAAACTTCAGGTGCTCCCTGATTCACGTCCATTTTAAATTCACGTCTTAAACGATCTACAATAATTTCAAGGTGTAATTCACCCATACCACGAATTACAGTTTGACCAGTTTCATCATCAAAAGATACTTTAAAAGTAGGATCTTCTTCAGCGAGTTTAGATAATGCCATTCCCAGCTTATCTACGTCCGCCTGAACTTTAGGTTCAATAGCTAATCCAATTACAGGCTCAGGGAAAGTCATACTCTCCAGAGCAATTGGTTTTTTTTCATCGCAAAGAGTGTCGCCTGTGCGAATATCTTTAAATCCAACAGCTGCACCAATATCTCCGGCTTCAATAAAATCTAAAGGGTTCTGTTTGTTTGCATGCATTTGCAGGATACGGGAAATACGTTCTTTTTTACCTGTCCTGGTATTCAGCACATATGAACCGGCATCGAGATGACCTGAATACACTCTAAAGAATGCAAGACGACCCACGAATGGGTCAGTCATAATTTTAAATGCAAGTGCAGCAAATGGTTCTTTCGGATCCGGTCTGCGCAATTCTTCTTTTTCTGTATCAGGATTAATACCGGTAACGGCATCAATATCCATCGGAGAAGGTAAGAAGCGACAAACTGCATCCAACATAAATTGTACGCCTTTATTTTTAAAGGAAGAGCCACAAAGCATAGGTATGATAGCAATATCAATAGTTGCTTTGCGAATTGCGGCAATCAATTCATCCTCAGTAATTGTATTTGGATCGGTGAAATATTTTTCAAGTAAAGCATCATCATATTCAGCAACAGCCTCCACCATTTTCTCACGGTATTCCTTCACTAACTCTACCATATCCTCAGGAATTGGAATTTCCGTATAAGTCATTCCTTGAGTTTCATCATCCCAAATAATTGCCTTATTTTGAATTAAATCAACTACACCTCTAAAATGCTCTTCTTCACCAATTGGCAATACTAAAGGCACAGGATTAGCACCTAACACAGTTCTCACTTGATTTACAACTTCTAAAAAATCTGACCCTGAACGATCCATTTTATTTACGAAACCGATACGAGGAACACGGTACCGATTTGCCTGACGCCATACCGTTTCACTTTGAGGTTCTACTCCACCTACAGCACAAAACAATGCAACCACACCATCCAATACACGAAGAGAACGCTCCACTTCCACTGTGAAATCCACGTGGCCGGGAGTATCTATTATATTTACTTTATATTCCTGATTGCGGTATTTCCATGAAGTAGTTGTAGCAGCAGATGTAATAGTAATACCACGTTCTTTCTCTTGCTCCATCCAGTCCATTGTTGCAGCACCATCATGTACTTCCCCAATTTTATGAGTAATACCTGTATAGAATAAAATCCGCTCGGTAGTTGTTGTTTTACCGGCATCAATGTGGGCTGCAATCCCAATGTTTCTTGTATATCTTAAGTCTCTTGACATATAAATCTTTCCTTGTACTTCTTTTTATGTTCTAAAATGCGCAAATGCTTTATTCGCATCCGCCATTTTATGTACATCTTCTTTTTTCTTAATTGTTGCACCTTCATTTTTAGAAGCTGCTATTAATTCACCGGCTAATTTTTCTGCCATTGTGCGTCCGCTTCTTTTTCTGGAATAGCCAATCAACCATTTCATAGAAAGAGAAATTTTTCTGTCGGCTCTGATTTCTGTAGGAATCTGGAAGTTAGCTCCTCCAATTCTTCTTGATTTCACTTCTACACCCGGGGTAGCATTTGATAATGCAGATTTCCAAATCTCATAACCATTCTCACCAGTTTCTTTTTCAATTAAAGCCAATGCATCATAAAAAATGGTGAATGCAGTTGACTTTTTCCCTTGCCACATCATTTGATTTACAAAGGAAGTAACCAATATATCATTGTACTTGGTGTCTGGCTGAACGTATCTCTTTTTCGGTTTACTCTTTCTCATGTAATAATTCCTTTAATTATTTAGCAGCAGCTTTAGGCCTCTTGGTTCCATATTTTGATCTTCCTTGCTTGCGGTTGTTTACACCGGCTGTATCTAATGCACCACGTACAATATGGTAACGAACGCCCGGAAGGTCTTTTACTCTTCCACCACGGATTAACACGATACTGTGTTCCTGCAGATTATGCCCTTCACCGGGTATATATGCAATTACTTCAAGTTGATTTGTTAAACGCACCTTAGCCACCTTACGCAATGCTGAGTTTGGCTTTTTAGGAGTGGTAGTATATACACGAGTACATACACCACGCTTCTGTGGGCATGAATCTAAAGCTCTGGATTTACTTGGTGCCTTTATTATGCGGCGACCTTTTCTTACCAATTGTTGTATTGTAGGCATTTTTTCCTTTTCAAAAATTTTGAGGCTGCAAAATCAGAAGGAAGAGAGAGATAATCACAAACGGAGCGCACGAACCTCTTTCGAGTTAAGTGCAGGATAGCCATTTGTGAACATTATCGGGGTTCACTCCCTTAATTCTACCTGCGGCCGATTTAAAAACGGATTGCAAAGGTAATGAGGCAAATTCAGATTTCACAATAATGACTGAAAGTTTTTTTAGGCGATGGATGAATAGAGCCAATTATTTTTAATTGGCTGTACTCCCGATATCGTAATGATTTGGTTCGCAGGTTCTCAAAGGCTAAAGCGCAAGGCCATATTTTGAGGAATCTGCTGACACGACTGGGGGAACATAGCGGTAATGAATACTTTAATTTGATGTTTAAATCAATACATTTGTCAACTTAAACTAACCTATAAAATTGAAACTATGGCAGACTCCAGAACCCAACAACCCTCATCTTATGCGCTTCAGTATAATAATGGCACTCCTATTCGTTTAAAAGATTTTTCCGGACTGCTAACATCCTCTCAGATTTTAGTTAATGATACTGAAAACTTTATTAAGCGTAACCGCATCCAGTCACTGGAATATAATGAAGTAGTCCTTACTCTTCCTTTTCCATTAGCGGAACCGGCAAAGAAGCTTTTTGAAGGTGCAATGAATGGAACCCTTACCTCTGTTTTTACAACAATATCCAGATTGGATCAACAAAGTAATCAAATTCAATCTTACGAATTAGGAAATTGCGAGATACTTGAAATTGCATTCCCTACTTTGAATGCATCATCTAAAGATGCCGGTTTTGCAAGTATCCGGCTAAAGCCGGAGCATATTGATTTGACTTTAGGTAATAATTCTAGAGTAACATTGCCTACTAATACCGGCAAAATCAAAGCCTTTGTATCTAGTAATTATGAATTTGAAATTGATACTATTTCTAATTCAAATAAAATTTCTAAAGTATCACCTGTAACAATCATTCCTCACCTTAATAGTAATAGAGATTTAAAAAATAACCTTGACTTTATCGAATTTAAAAGCATTGAAATAACACTAAGTGAATCTGAAATAAATAATGCCGACTGGCAATCCTGGTTAAATGATTTTGTAAAAAACCAGCAAAAAGAAGGTAGAAATGGAGTTCTAAAATATTTAACCGCTGATTTTAAAACCTCTTTATTAGAAATATCAGTATTCAATCTTTTCATAATTTCTACTTTATTTCATAATGATTCACAACTTGCCAAGATTACAATAGAATTGATGTTTGATTTTGCAACTATAACAGGTAAAACAACCACCCCAGAGGGAAATGCTATTCGTTCTAATCCTGAAATAAAATTGTCAGGCTTAGAAATAATTCCGCCAGATTTAGAAATAACAACTAAAAAGTAAGTGCCTTTTTCTCTCACAAAGATCTCTTCGGGGATTTCTGTGTAAATTACAATATCACGGAGTTCCCTTCGGGTAACGCTATGAGAACAAAATAGACTATATTGTATTGAAAATGAGGTAAATAAGTGAAAATTGGATGTCAGATAATCATTTTATGATGTCTTAAAATGATTTTAAGACATCTTCCTGGCATTTTCCGACACATTCCAGCCGATAAAAGACATCTTCTACTCGCTAAAAGACATCATCCGGGCTGTAAAAGACATCTTCTCACTTCTTTAAGACATCTCCCAGCCTTTAAAGGATATCTTCCGGAGGCTAAACGACATGTTCCTATCAAGAAACGACATGTTCCAATGGCTAAAAGACATCTTTTTGTTTCTGGACGATATGGTTTAATACTCCTATCGGTGGGTGTCCTCAGGCTGACCGAGTTATATTGTAGGTTTCGGTTGGTGAGGACACCAAACCGATAGGGTACACCGCAGTTTTTGTTTTTGCATTTTTAGCCCCGATAGCAGTGGAAAGCGCCAGACATTGTGATGTGGTATTTTTGTAGTAAGGCAAGTGGCAGGCCTTGGAACGGATAGCGGGAAATAGCTCCTAAAATTTTTTATTCAACACATCACACAATTGCCTCCGGATAATGCTGTGAGAACAATCCACCGCTTCCTTATCTTTGGCGCTTACATTTATAATATGAAGTACTTACCAATAGATAAGGCGCTGTATATACACAACCGCCTAAATTTCACAAAGAATCTGAAACCGAACAGCATGGCCATTTTTCATAGCAACGACGAGATGCCGAGTAATGCCGATCAGTTTCATCCTTTTAAGCAAAACAGCGATTTGCTGTATTTGAGTGGCATTGATCAGGAGGATACCATTTTATTGTTGTATCCGGATAGCCCTAACCCGAAATACCGGGAGGCGCTGTTTCTGAAAAAAACAAATGATTATATCGCCGTTTGGGAGGGGCATAAATACACGGAGAAGGAGGCAAAGGATGCAAGTGGTATTGAAACGATACATTGGAATGATGAGTTTGCGGGGCTGTTTCACATGTTGAGCAATCATGCGGAACATATTTATTTAAACAGCAACGAAAACGACCGTGCAATTATAAAAGTGGACACTAAAGAAATTCGGTTTGCGGCTGAGGTAAGAACACATTATCCGTTGCATAAACTGGAGCGTTCGGCACCGATTATGGCAAGCCTGCGCACGGCTAAAAGCAAATGGGAACAGGCGGCACTGCAAACGGCTTGTGATATTACCGAAAAGGCGTTTAAGCGATTGTTGGGTTTTGTAAAACCGGGTGTTAAGGAATATGAAATAGAAGCGGAAATTACGCATGAGTTTTTGCGCAATCGGGCAACGGGGCATGCGTACAGTCCCATAATTGCTTCGGGTGATAGTGCTTGTGTGCTGCATTATGTTGACAATAATAAGGCATGTAATGCGGGTGAATTAATACTGATGGATTTTGGTGCGGGGTATGCAAATTATTGTGCTGATCTTACTCGTACTATTCCAGTGAACGGGAAATTTACAGAGCGACAAAAGGATGTTTACAATGCTGTGTTGCGTGTGCAAAAGGAAGCAATAAACATGATGCATCCGGGAATGATTTTGCGGGAGTTTAATGCGGAAGTGGGGAAGGTAATGGAAGCGGAATTAAAACAATTGGGATTAATTACAGAGCAGGATATTAAAAATCAAGATCCGGAATTACCTGCGTATAAAAAATATTTTATGCATGGCACAGGGCATTATCTGGGGTTGGATGTGCATGATATTGGCGATCATTATAAACCTGTGCCTGTGGGTGCAGTGCTTACTTGCGAACCAGGAATTTATATCAGAGAAGAAGGTATCGGAATTAGAATAGAAAATGATGTGATGCTGATGCAAACCGGTAATCATGATTTTATGCAAAACACACCGAGAGAAGTGGAAGAAATTGAAGCAATGATGAACGCCAAATAATTATGCGCATAATAAAAAACTTACCGAATATTCTTACACTCATCAATCTGTTTTTGGGTTGCCTTGCTATTATTTATA
This genomic window contains:
- the fusA gene encoding elongation factor G, which encodes MSRDLRYTRNIGIAAHIDAGKTTTTERILFYTGITHKIGEVHDGAATMDWMEQEKERGITITSAATTTSWKYRNQEYKVNIIDTPGHVDFTVEVERSLRVLDGVVALFCAVGGVEPQSETVWRQANRYRVPRIGFVNKMDRSGSDFLEVVNQVRTVLGANPVPLVLPIGEEEHFRGVVDLIQNKAIIWDDETQGMTYTEIPIPEDMVELVKEYREKMVEAVAEYDDALLEKYFTDPNTITEDELIAAIRKATIDIAIIPMLCGSSFKNKGVQFMLDAVCRFLPSPMDIDAVTGINPDTEKEELRRPDPKEPFAALAFKIMTDPFVGRLAFFRVYSGHLDAGSYVLNTRTGKKERISRILQMHANKQNPLDFIEAGDIGAAVGFKDIRTGDTLCDEKKPIALESMTFPEPVIGLAIEPKVQADVDKLGMALSKLAEEDPTFKVSFDDETGQTVIRGMGELHLEIIVDRLRREFKMDVNQGAPEVSYKEALTKTIKHREVYKKQSGGRGKFADIQFEIGPVDNAETTGLQFVNDIFGGSIPREYIPSVEKGFKEAMSTGVLAGYTLDSMKIRLFDGSFHAVDSDAFSFEIAARTAFRDAAKHAGPQLLEPIMKLEVITPEEHMGDVIGDLNRRRGMMEGFDSKNNATVIKAKVPLSEMFGYVTQLRTITSGRATSILEFSHFAPAPTSVAEAVIAKVKGKVSVE
- the rpsG gene encoding 30S ribosomal protein S7, with the translated sequence MRKSKPKKRYVQPDTKYNDILVTSFVNQMMWQGKKSTAFTIFYDALALIEKETGENGYEIWKSALSNATPGVEVKSRRIGGANFQIPTEIRADRKISLSMKWLIGYSRKRSGRTMAEKLAGELIAASKNEGATIKKKEDVHKMADANKAFAHFRT
- a CDS encoding 30S ribosomal protein S12, with the protein product MPTIQQLVRKGRRIIKAPSKSRALDSCPQKRGVCTRVYTTTPKKPNSALRKVAKVRLTNQLEVIAYIPGEGHNLQEHSIVLIRGGRVKDLPGVRYHIVRGALDTAGVNNRKQGRSKYGTKRPKAAAK
- a CDS encoding aminopeptidase P N-terminal domain-containing protein, with protein sequence MKYLPIDKALYIHNRLNFTKNLKPNSMAIFHSNDEMPSNADQFHPFKQNSDLLYLSGIDQEDTILLLYPDSPNPKYREALFLKKTNDYIAVWEGHKYTEKEAKDASGIETIHWNDEFAGLFHMLSNHAEHIYLNSNENDRAIIKVDTKEIRFAAEVRTHYPLHKLERSAPIMASLRTAKSKWEQAALQTACDITEKAFKRLLGFVKPGVKEYEIEAEITHEFLRNRATGHAYSPIIASGDSACVLHYVDNNKACNAGELILMDFGAGYANYCADLTRTIPVNGKFTERQKDVYNAVLRVQKEAINMMHPGMILREFNAEVGKVMEAELKQLGLITEQDIKNQDPELPAYKKYFMHGTGHYLGLDVHDIGDHYKPVPVGAVLTCEPGIYIREEGIGIRIENDVMLMQTGNHDFMQNTPREVEEIEAMMNAK